GATCGGCAGACGCGTCTCGAGGTGCGGTTTGCGGGCGAGACGGTGTGGCTCACGCTCAATCAATTGGCCGAACTATTCCAGCGGGATAAGTCGGTTATTTCCCGGCACATTCGTAATGTCTTCGAAGAAGGCGAGCTTCCCCGCGAACGAACTGTTGCAAAATTTGCAACAGCTCAACAAGAGGGTGACCGCGAAGTAAGCCGCGAGGCCGAGTACTTCAACCTCGACGTCATCATCTCCGTCGGCTATCGGGTGAAGTCATTGCGCGGCACACAGTTTCGCATTTGGGCGACGCAGCGGCTGCGCGAATATATTGTGAAAGGCTTCACGCTGGATGACGAGCGGCTGAAGCAAGTCGGCGGCGGAGGCTATTTCGACGAGCTGCTCGCGCGCCTTCGCCGGTGGAGAAAGATTTCGAGGAGGCCGTGGAGAAGATCAAGAAACTGTCAGGGGGCGCAAAACAAAGAAGTTGCCCAGATAACGATCACGAGGTTTACCCATGCCCCAAACCACCGAAAAAGCTTTCGAAACTTACGTTGAATCCATTCTCCTGAATCAAGCCGGCTGGCAGTCCGGCACGGTGGCGGAATGGGACGTGGAAACCGCGCTCTTTCCGAGCCGCGTCTTTGCATTTTTGCAGGAGACGCAAACTAAACTTTGGGAAGAGATGCGCGGCCTGCACCGCGAGGGATTGGAAAACCAGATCATCAACACGCTGGTCAAAGAACTGGAGCTGAAGGGCACGCTGCACATTCTGCGGCACGGCTTTAAGTTTTATGGCAAGACTTTCCGCCTCGCCTATTTCAAACCCGCGCACGGTTTGAATTATGACATACTCGATCTGTTCAACCAAAACCAACTGACCGTGACGCGACAGGTGCCGTGCCATCCCGGTAAACACGACACGGTGGATTTGCTCTTTGCGGTGAATGGCGTGCCGGTGGCGACCTGCGAGCTCAAAAATCCCAGCACCGGACAGAATTGGCGCCATGCCGTGAAGCAGTATCAAACCGACCGCGATCCGGCGGCGCCGCTGTTCCAATTCAAGAAACGCGCGCTGGTGCATTTTGTGGTTGATCCCGACGAAGTTTACATGACGACGCATCTGCGCAAAGAGGCGACGCATTTTCTGCCGTTCAACCGCGGCAGCCATCCGGGCGAGATTCAATGCGGCGCGGGCAATCCGCAGCATCCGTCGGGTTATCGCACCGGTTACTTTTGGGAAGAGGTGCTGAAATTCGACAGCTTTCTCGATATTCTCGGCCATTTCATGTTCATCGAGAAGAAAGA
The genomic region above belongs to Cytophagia bacterium CHB2 and contains:
- a CDS encoding type I restriction endonuclease subunit R; its protein translation is MPQTTEKAFETYVESILLNQAGWQSGTVAEWDVETALFPSRVFAFLQETQTKLWEEMRGLHREGLENQIINTLVKELELKGTLHILRHGFKFYGKTFRLAYFKPAHGLNYDILDLFNQNQLTVTRQVPCHPGKHDTVDLLFAVNGVPVATCELKNPSTGQNWRHAVKQYQTDRDPAAPLFQFKKRALVHFVVDPDEVYMTTHLRKEATHFLPFNRGSHPGEIQCGAGNPQHPSGYRTGYFWEEVLKFDSFLDILGHFMFIEKKDEKVDDGRGGQRRITKETLVFPRYHQLDAVRKIVVAARQEGAGQNYLIQHSAGSGKTNSISWLSHRLASLHTERDEKVFDCVIVITDRRVLDQQLQDAIYQIEHAQGVVKAIDEDAKQLAAALIDGTKIVVTTLQKFPFVLRGLLYAAGAESQEKATEEEKQKAKEWEAAIAARKYAVIVDEAHSSQTGETARELKGILGAAATDSEEGEADW
- a CDS encoding virulence RhuM family protein, whose protein sequence is MKEDPSQSQLIFYQTEDRQTRLEVRFAGETVWLTLNQLAELFQRDKSVISRHIRNVFEEGELPRERTVAKFATAQQEGDREVSREAEYFNLDVIISVGYRVKSLRGTQFRIWATQRLREYIVKGFTLDDERLKQVGGGGYFDELLARLRRWRKISRRPWRRSRNCQGAQNKEVAQITITRFTHAPNHRKSFRNLR